From the Acidovorax sp. NCPPB 3576 genome, the window CAGCGGCACGCACAGCGCCTGGAGCGCGGGCCGCGCGTCCGGATACTGCGACGCCAGCCGGTCGCGCTCCTGCACCGCCATCTGCAGCGCCAGGCCCGCGGCCAGTGCGAGCAGCATCAGCGCCATGCCGGCGCGCACGGCCGGCTTGCGCCAGAACGCCTTGCGGCGCGCGGCGCGCATGAAGCCCGGCTCATCGGCCGCCGTGGCATGCATGCCCTCTTCTTCGTCATCGTCCTCTGCGTGGACATGCGCGGGCAAGCCTTGAACGGGGCGTTGCACGCCGGCCATGGCAGCAGCGGACGCGGCGGCCGCTCCTGCCGGCAGCGGAGCCCATCCCTCCAGCCCGCCGCCCGCCTGGGTGGCGATGGCCACCGGGTCGGTATCGGCCTCGATGGCTTCCAGGGCCATGTCCATGGCCACCGCCTTGGCGATGGCATCGTCGGTCGAAGGCTGCCGCACATGGCCGTCCGGCGCATCGGAGGTGGCGGCTTGCTGCGGCCCGTCTTCCAGATCGTCGGGCCACTCGGAATCGCGCAACTCCGCGAAGGGCAGCTCGTAGCCCATGGGCTCCGGTGGAGGTATTCCGTTGGCCGCCTTCGCCTCATCATCTTTCGTGGATGCAGGAGCGGGCGTTACCGCCGGGGCCGGCCGCTCGGCGATGGAGGCCGGTCCTGGCAACTCCCATCCCGATGGCGGTGGCGCGGGCTTTGACAATCCTGCGGGGGAGTCCGTCGCGCTCGACCGGGTTCGCCAAACCAGCGGAGACGCCGGCTCCAGGCGCCAATCGGCGGGTGGCTCCACGCCAGGCGAGGCCAACGGCCGCGCCGTGAGGTAGCTGGGCACCGGCGGCGCTTCCGGCACCTGCAGCGGTGCGGGCAAGGTATCGTCCAGCGACAGCGGGTTCGCCTGAGATTCGGGGAAGGCCTGCGGCGATGGCTGCGCCGGCTGCGATGGCGCAGGCACCAGGGCCGGGGCGGGGCCCGGCGCAGGCGGCCCTGCCAGCGTCGAAGAAGAAGCGGCTTTGGGCACGCCGGCATTGCCGCCACCCCAGGCCCGCACGGCGGGCGCCGGCGGCCGCATGGCCGGGCGCGGGCCCTCGGGAATGGCCATCTCCGGCAGCAGGTCCTGCGAAGCCGATCGCACCAGGTGGGCGGCGGCATCGAAGACTTCCTTGCACTGCCCGCAACGCACCCATCCATCGGAGATGCGCAACTGGTCCGCGACGACCTTGAAGGTCGTGCCGCAGGCGGGGCAGCGTGTGATCTGGCTCATCGGCTCGAGATTGTAGGTGTGCGCCCTGCCGGCCTGAACGGCGGCACGGCCCTGCCCATCAACGCGCCGCCACCATCAGGATCCACCCCTCCTGCGCATCCGCCACCTCCAAGGGCAGCCACGGCGCATAGGCCTCTTTCAGCTCGTCGGCCTGGCGCTCCAGGATGCCGGCCAGCACCAGATGGCCGCCGGACGCCACATGCGCGCACAGCAGCGGCGCCAGCACCTTGAGGGGCGTGGCGAGGATGTTGGCCAGCACGGTCTGGTAGGCGCCGCTGGCCTGGTCGGGCAGGCCCGCCTTCAGCGCCACGCCGTTGGCTTCGGCGTTCAGTCGCGTGGACTCCACCGCCGCCGGGTCGATGTCCACGGCATCGACGTCCGTCGCGCCGAACTTGGCGGCACCGATGGCCAGGATGCCGGAGCCGCAGCCATAGTCGAGCACGCGGCCCAACGGGTTGCCGCTGGCGCCGCGCGGCGCTCCGTTCGCCGCGATCCACCGCAGGCACATGCGCGTGGTGGGGTGCGTGCCGGTGCCGAACGCCAGGCCCGGGTCGAGCCGGATGCTGCGCGTGGCCTGGGCCGGCAGTTCATGCCAGGTCGGAACGATCCAGAAATCCGGCGTGATGTCCACCGGCGCGAACTGCGATTGCGTGAGGCGCACCCAGTCCTGCTCGGGCACGGTGGCCAAGCCCAGCACGCGGCACCCCTCGAAGAAGTCCTGCACCTCCAGCAAGGCACGCGCCTCCTGCGCTTCGGCTTCGTTCTGGAACAGTGCCACCACGCGGCTGCGCTGCCAGCCGTCCTTGGGCGGCGGCATGCCGGGCTCGCCGAACAGCGCCTGCTCGGCATCGGTCTGCGCGTCGGCATCTTCGACCGAGACGCTCAGCGCCTGCAGCGCATCGAGCGCATCGCTCAGAGACTCGACCCGGTCTTCGGGGCACATCAGGCTCAGCTCAAACATGGGAGACCTCCGGGAGAAAACGAAAATGCTGGCACCCGTTGCCAGGTGCCAGCATGCAAAACGGCCACGCGCGGCGATCTCAGCGCTTGTGCTGCGAGAGCCACTCTTCCAGGTAATGGATGTTGGTGCCGCCCGCAACGAACTTGGCGTCCACCATCAGCTCGCGGTGCAGCGGCACGTTGGTGTTGATGCCTTCGATCACCGTCTCGGACAGCGCCGTGCGCATCCGGGCCAGGGCCTGCTCGCGCGTGTCGCCGTGCACGATGATCTTGCCGATCATCGAGTCGTAGTTCGGAGGCACGTAGTAGTTGGTGTAGGCATGCGAGTCCACGCGCACGCCCGGGCCGCCCGGTGCATGCCACATGGTGATTCGGCCTGGCGAGGGGATGAACTTGTACGGGTCTTCGGCGTTCACGCGGCACTCGATGGCATGGCCGCGGATCTCGATCTGGCGCTGGGTGAAGGGCAGCTTCTCGCCAGCGGCGACCATGATCTGCGTCTTCACGATGTCCACGCCCGTGATCCACTCGGTCACCGGATGCTCCACCTGCACGCGGGTGTTCATCTCGATGAAGTAGAACTCGCCGTTTTCGTACAGGAATTCGAACGTGCCCGCGCCGCGGTAGCCGATCTTCTTGCAGGCGGCCACGCAGCGCTCGCCGATCTTCTCGATCAGCTTGCGGGGGATGCCCGGTGCCGGCGCCTCTTCGATCACCTTCTGGTGGCGGCGCTGCATGGAGCAGTCGCGCTCGCCCAGATAGACCGCGTTGCGGTGCTTGTCCGCCAGGATCTGGATCTCGATGTGGCGCGGGTTCTGGAGGAACTTCTCCATGTACACGGCCGGATTGCCGAACGCCGCGCCGGCCTCGGCCTTGGTCATCTGCACCGCGTTGACGAGCGCCGCCTCGGTGTGCACCACGCGCATGCCGCGCCCGCCGCCGCCGCCCGCCGCCTTGATGATGACGGGGTAGCCCACCGCCTTGGCGATGCGGCGGATCTGCACGGGGTCTTCCGGCAACTCGCCTTCGGAGCCGGGCACGCAGGGCACGCCCGCGCGGATCATGGCCTGCTTGGCGGACACCTTGTCCCCCATGATGCGGATCGACTCGGGCGTGGGGCCGATGAACTGGAAGCCGCTCTTTTCCACCCGCTCGGCGAAGTCGGCGTTCTCGGACAGGAAGCCGTAGCCGGGGTGGATGGCCTCCGCATCGGTCACCTCGGCGGCCGAGATGATGGCGGGCATGCTGAGGTAGGACAGTGGCGAAGGCGCGGGGCCGATGCACACCGCCTCTTCGGCCAGCTTCACGTACTTGGCATCGCGATCCGCCTCGGAATACACCATGACGGCCTTGACGCCGAGTTCACGGCAGGCGCGCTGGATGCGCAATGCGATTTCGCCGCGATTGGCAACGAGGATTTTCTTAAACATAGGTTTCTTCGCGGCTCATCACCCATGCGCTGGCGCATGCGAGTGCGGCTGGCTTGGCTTCGCGCAGGGCGAGACGGCCGGCACCGGCGACGAGGATTTTCTGAAACATGGACGTTCTCCGGCGGCCGGCAACAAGGCCAGCACGCCCGACAAGGACCGAGGGAGACATGCGCAATTTATTCGATCACGAACAGCGGCTGCCCGTATTCCACCGCCTGGCCGTTCTCCCCCAGGATGCGCGTCACGGTGCCGGACTTGTCGGCTTCGATCTCGTTGAGGATCTTCATGGCCTCGATGATGCAGATCGTCTCGCCTTCCTTGACCTGGCTGCCCACCTCGACGAACGACTTGGCGCCCGGGCTGGAGGCGCGGTAGAACGTGCCCACCATGGGGGACTTCACGATGTGGCCGGTGGGCGCTGCGGGCGCGGGCAACTCCGCCACCGGGGCGGCTGCGGCCGGCGCCGGGGCCTGCTGGGCGGGCGCTGCAACATATTGCTGCACCACGGCACCGCCGCTCTTGACGATGCGGACCTTGCCTTCTGCCTCGGTGATCTCGAGTTCTGACACATTCGACTCGGACACGAGGTCGATCAAGGTCTTGAGTTTTCGCAAATCCATGGGAACTCCAACGCCAAAAACAAAATAGGGCGCGAATTTACCCCAAATCCGACCTATGGCCGGTATTTGGGCGCAAATTCATTGATCTTCGCGGTGGATTGCAGACCGCTATCCCAGAGCGAACCATTGCTGAAGGTCTTCTGCGGTGACCTGGCCCATTTTACGGTGCACGATGCTGCCATCTGCGCCGATCAGCACGCTGAACGGCAGCCCCCCTGTGAGATTACCCAGAGATCGACCCAGTTCGGTGCCCGAAAGCCCTGCCAAACCCACCGGGAAATCGAGTGGCAGGCGTTCCAGGAATTTGCGCACGGCCGATGGCTGATCGATCGCCAACCCCACCACTTGCCAGCCTTTGGCCGCATGTTCGCGATAGAAGGCATTCAGAAGCGGCAATTCATCCACGCACGGCGGGCACCATGTCGCCCAGAAGTTCACCAGCAGGGGCTTGCCACGGAAACGCTCCATCGCCACGGGATCGCCGCCGGTAGGCGCATCGAACCGCTGGGACCAAAGGGCCGCTTCGGCGCCCGACAACACGGCATGCGGCTGAAAACGCCACCAGGCCAGCCCGGCCCCGCCCAGCCCCGCCGCAGCGGCGACACCGCCATACAGCAGCAGCTTGCGGCGCAAAGCACCGGGCGCGGCAGCCGTCCCGCCCGGGCGGGCGGGATTCGTTTCACGCGAAAAAGGAGTGCCCGGATCGGAGGGCGGCGATACATTCATTCGGGGGAGCTCTCCAACAGCTTGCGCACGGCACGAATGTCTCCGCGCGGCACCCGGCCCCGCGCATCCGGGCGCAATGCGCCGCGCAGGTCATCCAGGTCATAGATCAAAAGGTGCACGCCGATCATCTCGCCCAGCACCGGCGAATGGCTGGAAATGCTGAGCGCCTCGACCGATTCCCCATGAAAACCGGTGACGGTGCGCGGCTCGTAGTCCACATGGTGATCGATCAGCGCGATCTCGGCGGATTTGCAATCGTCGCAGAACAGCTGCAGATAGATATCGGACAGCCGGGTCGCCGTGCCATGCCACACCGCGCCGCCCAGGTGGGGGCGAAACGTCTCCATGCGTTCCATCCAGATCAGCGCCAGCTGGCGCAGCGCGAGCAGTTCCTGGGGCTGGGTGTCGGCGCAGAACAGGCCGATGTATTCGCGCACGGCGTCTTCCACCAGATCGTTGTCGGGCAGCGGCGTGCGAGCGGGCAGGCCCAGCTGGCGAACGGCCCGGCGTTTGGCCGGCCCCCATTCCAGTCCTTCTTCGACGACCATGCGGGCTGCGGCGTTGGCGATCTCGGTAGCGAGGGCGTTTTGCATGGCGGCGGCTCGGTAGAGGTAAGCGTGCATTGTGGCCTCAATGCCGCCCCGTGACCTGTGAAAGCGCCCGCGTCCGGCAGGGGCATGGAACCCATGGACGCAGTGGCCGCTATTGAAAATATAGCTACAAAAGCAATAAGGACCTGCGCGGGCGGCCCCGCAGGCCTGGAACCTTAGAATCTGCGCCCATGCATATTCACATTCTGGGCATCTGCGGCACGTTCATGGGGGGCCTGGCGGCATTGGCGCGCGAAGCGGGCCACAAGGTCACCGGCTGCGACGCCGGCGTGTACCCCCCGATGAGCGACCAGTTGCGCGCCTTAGGGATCGAACTGATCGAAGGCTATGGCGCGGACCAGCTGGCGCTGGCGCCCGATGTGTTCGTGATCGGCAACGTGGTCAGCCGGGCGCGCCTGCCCGATGGCGCACCGAAATTCCCCCTGATGGAGGCCATTCTCGACGCGGGCGCCGCCTACACCAGCGGCCCCCAGTGGCTTGCCGAGCACGTGCTGCAGGGCCGGCATGTGCTGGCGGTGGCGGGCACCCACGGCAAGACGACCACCACGTCGATGCTGGCCTGGATTCTGGAATGCGCCGGCCTGCAGCCCGGCTTCCTGGTGGGCGGCGTGCCGCTCGATTTCGGCGTGTCGGCCCGGCTGGGCGCCGCGCGCCGGCCGGTGGCAGGCCCGGGCGTGGCGGGCGATGCGCCCGTGTTCGTGATCGAGGCGGATGAATACGACACCGCGTTCTTCGACAAGCGCAGCAAGTTCGTGCACTACCGCCCCCGCACCGCGGTGCTGAACAACCTGGAATTCGACCACGCGGACATCTTCGACGACCTGCCGGCCATCGAGCGGCAGTTCCACCACCTGGTGCGCACGGTGCCGCCCTCGGGCCGCGTGGTTTTCAACGGGCTGGAGGAAAGCCTGGCCCGCGTGCTGCATGCCGGTTGCTGGAGCGAGGTGGCGAGCTTCGGCGCGCTGGTGAGCGACTTCACGGCGCAGGGCGAGCCGCACGCCTTCGACGTGTTCTACCAGGGCCGGGCCGTGGCCCGCGTGGAGTGGGCGCTGACCGGCGTGCACAACCAGTTGAATGCGATGGCCGCCATCGCCGCCGCCCACCACGTGGGCGTGGCACCGGCGCAGGCCGGCCGCGCGCTGGCCCGGTTCCAGAACGTGAAGCGGCGCATGGAACTGCACGGCACCGTACGCGGCATTGCGGTGTACGACGATTTCGCCCACCACCCGACCGCCCTGCGCACCACGCTGGACGGCCTGCGCCGCAGCGTGGGGCCGCAGGCCCGCATCCTCGCGGCGTTCGAGCCGCGCAGCAACACCATGAAGCTGGGCACCATGAAATCGCAGCTGCCCTGGGCGCTGGAGCCGGCCGACCTGGCGTTCTGCCACACCGCCGGCCTGGACTGGGACGCGGCCCAGGTGCTGGCGCCGCTGGGCGACAAGGCCCGGACGGCGCCTGACATCGGCACGCTGATCGGGCAGATCGCCCAGGCGGCCCGGCCGGGCGATCACATCGTGTGCATGAGCAACGGGAGCTTCGGCGGCATCCATGGCAGGCTCATCGATTCGCTATCAAATTAATAGCGCAACGCCCTAGATAAATATGCGCTGGAGGCCGATTCGGCTGATAGCGCAGCGAGGGCGGCCATCCGCCCCCTCTTCAATACGTCACGGCCATGGCCGGGACATCCACCCGCACGATCGGGCGGGCCAGTGCGGCGCTGGCGGCTTCGGCGAACTGCCGGCCCCATTGGGCGTCGGCCAGCAACGGGGCGCCGGCGGCCTGCGCCACCGTGAGAACCTTGTCGGCCAGCAGCACCTTGCCGCTGGCCCGCAGGGGCTCGCACTCCAGGCTGATGAACGCCTCGTCCAGCCAGCGGCGGGCCTCTTCATTGCTTAAAGGCTCCGAACCTTCCAGATCGAAACGGAATTCCTGGCCCGGCGCCAGGGTGATCGAGACTTCTCTGCGCATGGATTGTTTTCCTGGTTGAGGTGAGGCCAACGGCGGCCATGCAAGCCGATGCCCGCGGTGGGGCCATCGAGCTTACACCGCACGCCTGCCGCCCCGGCCCCTGTTTTTCAGCGGGCGCGGCGTGCGGCCACGGCCGCCGACAGATCGGCCAGCGCCGACAGCGAGTCGTCCCAGCCCAGGCAGGCGTCGGTGATGCTCTTGCCGTACTCCAGGGCGCCCGGCTGGTCCTTGCCCGGCGTGAATTTCTGGGCGCCGGCGGTCAGGTGGCTCTCGATCATCACGCCGAACACGCAGCGCGAGCCGCCCGCGATCTGCGCGCCGATATCGCGCGCCACGTCGCGCTGCTTTTCGTGCTGCTTGCTGCTGTTGGCATGGCTGCAATCCACCATCAGCGTGGCGGGCAGCTTCGCGGCCTCCAGGTCCTGGCAGGCCGCGGCGACGCTGGCCGCGTCGTAGTTGGGCGCCTTGCCGCCGCGCAGGATCACGTGGCAGTCGGGATTGCCCTGCGTGTTGACGATGGCCACCTGCCCGTTCTTGTGCACCGACAGGAAGTGGTGGCCGCGGCTGGCGGACTGGATCGCGTCGGTGGCGATGCGGATGTTGCCGTCCGTGCCGTTCTTGAAGCCGATCGGCGCCGACAGGCCCGAGGCCAGTTCGCGGTGCACCTGGCTTTCGGTGGTGCGCGCGCCGATGGCGCCCCAGCTGATGAGGTCGCCGATGTACTGGGGCGAGATCACGTCCAGGAACTCGCTGCCGGCCGGCACGCCCATGCGGTTGATGTCGATGAGCAGCTGGCGCGCGATGCGCAGGCCTTCGTCGATGCGGTAGCTCTCGTCCAGATACGGATCGTTGATCAGGCCCTTCCAGCCCACCGTGGTGCGGGGCTTCTCGAAGTACACGCGCATCACGATCTCCAGCGTGTCGGCGTACTGCTCGCGCACCGCCTTCAGGCGCCGCGCATACTCCAGCGCGGCGGCCGGGTCGTGGATGGAACAGGGGCCGATCACCACCAGCAGCCGGTCGTCCCGGCCGGCCATGATGTCCTGGATGCCGCGCCGCGTGCGCGTGATCAGGGATTCCACCGCCGTTCCCCGAATGGGGAAAAAGCGGATCAGATGTTCTGGAGGGGGCAACACGGTGATGTCCTTGATACGTTCGTCGTCGGTCTGGCTGGTCTTCTCGACGTCGCGGTACCAGGCATCGCTGGTGGGGTTGGCAGTGGCCGTCATGGTTGCGTCCTCGTGGGTTGAATCGGAAAAAAGGGGAGCGGAAAAACAAAAAACCGCCGGGCTTTTCAGCTTCGGCGGTTTCTAGAGGAGGGGGCTCGGGTGGTTGCGCGCTGACCTCTCATCCGCCTGGGACAGAGAAGTAAAACCAAAAATAAAACGCGCTACGCACTTGCATCCGTGGCAATGTAACACCGATTTTTGCGGCGCAACATCCCCGGCGCGTTGCAGTGCAGCCACAAGCGGGGGGCCGGCCTTTCATGGCTTGCGCCCCGCGAACCAGCGGCGCAGGCGCGCCAGTACGGGCGGGCGCCGGGTGGAGACAGGCTCCGGGGAGGGCTCGCTGAGCATCGCGCCGCCCTGCTCGTACATGTCGATGACCAGCATCGCCTCGCCCAAGGCGCGCCACGCCAGGCGCTCGAACGCATCGAAGCAGGCCGGCTCGCTGCGGCTTTGGCGGGTCAGGGCCTGGTGCCAGAGGTCGATGGCATCGCGCAGATCCTTCAGGGCCTGCTGGTAGGCCCCCAGCTCGTACAGCGCATGCCAGGCGGAGCCCAGTCCGGTCAGGAAGAACTGGTGCTCGCGCGCGGCACGCTTGAGATGCTCCAGGCTCCAGAAAATGGCGGAAGTGTCAGCGCACGCGCGGCGCAGGTGCGCGGCATCTTCGATGAGCGCGGACAGCGAGGTCAGCGCGTCGCGGAACTGGCGGGATTCTTCATCGGCCACGCCTTCGCGCAGCAGCCGGCTCACATCGCCGGACGACTGTACGGTGTTCAGTAGCTGGCTGGACGAAGGGCCAGGCATGGTGGTTGCACGCCTGGGTGGTCCGCCGCGCTCAGGGCCTCAGGCCGTGCCGCCGACCGTCAGGCCGTCGATGCGCAGCGTGGGCTGGCCCACGCCGACTGGCACGCTCTGGCCTTCCTTGCCGCAGGTGCCGACGCCGCTGTCGAGCGCCATGTCGTTGCCGATCAGCGTCACCTTCTTGAGGGATTCCGGCCCGCTGCCGACGATGGTGGCGCCCTTCACCGGATACAGGATCTTGCCGTTCTCGACCCAGTACGCCTCGCTGGCCGAAAACACGAATTTTCCGCTGGTGATGTCCACCTGGCCGCCGCCGAAGTTGGTGGCGTAGAGGCCACGCTTGATGCTCGCCACGATCTCCGCCGGGTCCTTGTCGCCGCCCAGCATGTAGGTGTTGGTCATGCGTGGCATGGGAATGTGCGCGTAGCTCTCGCGCCGCCCATTGCCGGTGGGCGCCACGCCCGACAGGCGCGCGTTCATCGAATCCTGGATGTAGCCCTTGAGGATGCCGTCCTCGATGAGCACATTGCGCTGGCTGGCATGACCTTCGTCGTCCACGTTGAGCGAACCGCGGCGGTCGGCCAGCGTGCCGTCGTCCAGCACCGTCACGCCCTTGGCCGCCACGCGCTGGCCGATGCGCCCGCTGAAGGCACTCGAGCCCTTGCGGTTGAAGTCGCCTTCCAGCCCGTGGCCCACGGCCTCGTGCAGCAGCACCCCGGGCCACCCGGGGCCGAGCACCACGGTCATCTCGCCCGCTGGCGCGGGGCGCGACTCCAGATTGACGAGGGCGGCGTTCACGGCCTCGTTGACGTACTGGGTGATCTGCGCATCGTCGAAATAGGCCAGGCCGAAGCGCCCGCCCCCGCCGGCCGAGCCCACCTCGCGGCGGCCGGCCTGCTCGGCGATCACGGTGACCGACAGGCGCACCAGCGGCCGCACGTCGGCGGCCAGCGTGCCATCGGAGCGCGCCACCAGCACCACGTCGTATTCGCTGGCCAGGCCCGCCATGACCTGGGCCACGCGCGGGTCCCTGGCGCGGGCCTGCTGCTCCACCTTTTCCAGCAGCGCCACCTTGGCCGTGCTGTCCAGCGAAGCGATGGGATCGGTGCCGGGATAGAGCGAGCGGCTGGCGGAGATTTTCTTGAGCGATATCTTCGCCCGCTTTTCCTGCGAGGCCGCAGAAATCGCCCGGACGGTGCGTGCCGCATCGAGCAAGGAGGCTTCGGAGATGTCGTCGGAATAGGCGAAGGCCGTCTTCTCGCCGCTCACCGCACGCACGCCCACGCCCTGGTCGATGCTGAAAGAGCCCGTCTTGACGATGCCTTCTTCCAGGCTCCAGCCCTCGCTGCGCGTGTACTGGAAATACAGGTCGGCATCGTCCACCTGATGGGCCCGGATGTCGGCGAGCGCGCGCGCCAGATGGGTTTCGTCGAGGCCGAAAGGCTCCAGGAGCAGGCGGCGGGCGACGGACAGGCGTTCGATGGTGGGTTCGCGGGAGATCATGGGCGGATTCTAGAAGCCTTGTCGCACGCCGGCATGGCGCTTTGCGAGCATCCCACCCGGCGGCGCGGCCATGCCGGCGCAAATCGGCCATGGGCAAAGATTCTTTGTGATATTTCACTGATATATCATTTGATTCTTCGCCCGCCCCACCCGCCCGCTCCGATGCCCGCTCTGCCCCAGCCCTCCCCTCCCGCCGCATCCGGCGGCGGTGCCCAGTTGCGCGAGCAGGCCTACGCCGACATCAAGCGCCGCATCATTGCCTGCGAGCTGGCGCCGGGCGCGCAGATCAACGAGGGCGCGCTGGGCACCTTGCTCGGCCTGGGCCGCACCCCCATCCACCAGGCGCTGCACCGGCTGGAGATGGAAGGGCTGGTGACCATCCTGCCGCGCAAGGGCATCGTGGTGGCACCGCTGTCGCTGGACGAGGTGCTGGACATGATCGAGGTGCGCGCCTGCAACGAGACCCTGTGCGTGCGCCTGGCGGCCGAGCGGGTCCGGCCCGCCGAACTGGCCGCCATGCGCCACCTGCTCGGCGAGGCCCCGGCGCTCCTGGCCGTGCACGACGTGCCCGCGCTGATGGCGCTGGACCTGCGCTTTCACAGCGCGATCTCGGCCGCCGCCCGCAACACCGTGCTGGCCGACCTGCTGCGCCGGCTGCACGAACAGCAGGCGCGCTTTTGGTTCCTGACGCTCTCGGAGGCCGGGCACAGCGTGCGCATCCACGACGAGCACCAGGACATCCTCGCCGCGCTCGAGCGCCACGACCCCGATGCCGCCGCCGCCGCGATGCAGCGGCACATCGACGATTTCCGCCGCGCGATCACCCGCGCACTTTGATCCTTCCGCCCTTTCGTTGCCCCACCATGCCCCAGCACACCTTCGATCTCGCCGGCCACGGGCCGGTCACCCTGGACATTCGCCACCTGGTCATCGCCGGCTGGGCCGGCCGCGACCGCGCCGCGGTGGACCACCACATTGCCGAACTGGCCGCCATCGGCGTCAAGCCGCCGTCCACGGTGCCCACCTTCTACCGCGTGGCCAGCCAGTTGCTCGACACGGGCAGCGCGGTGCAGGTTCCGGGCCATGACTCCAGCGGCGAGGTGGAATGCGTGCTGCTGGCCAGCGAGGCGCACGGCGTGCTCGTGGGCATCGGCTCGGACCACACGGACCGCAAGGTCGAGGCCTACGACGTCACGGTGTCCAAACAGATGTGCGCCAAGCCCGTGGGCCGTTCGCTGTGGAGGCTGTCGGAGGTGCAAGGCCACTGGGACCAACTGGTCACCCGCTGCTGGCGCACCCGGGAGGGCGTGCGCGCGCTGTACCAGGAAGGCGCCCTGGCCCGCCTGCTGCCCCCCGCCGAGCTGATGCAAAAATGGGCTGCGGCCGGCGGCCTGTCCGCCCACACGGCCATGTTCTGCGGCACCCATGCGGTGATCGGCGAACTCGGCTGGGGCGAGACCTTCGAGCTGGAACTGCACGACCCCGTTCTGAACCGCAGCCTGCACCACCACTACGCCACCGAAGCCCTGGAGATCGCCCGATGAATGCCCTCGCCACCACCCGCCACCCCACCGTCCGCGAACAGGCCGAGGCACTGGCCCGGGGCGACACCACCAGCGTCGCGCTGGTCGAGGCGGCACTCGCGCGCATCGCGACCCACCGCGCAGAGGGCGGGCACGCCTATGTGGGCGAGGTCGATGCCGAGGCCGCGCTGCATGCGGCCCGCGCCAGCGACGCCGCACGCGCGGGAGGGCAAGTGCCTTCGCCGCTGGCGGGCCTGCCCGTCTCGATCAAGGACCTGTTCGACGTGCAAGGCCAGGTGACCCGCGCCGGATCGGCCGTGATGGCCGGGGCGCCCGCCCAGGCCGACGCCGCCGCGGTGGCCCGCCTGCGCGCCGCAGGCGCGGTGCTGTTGGGCCGCACCAACCTGAGCGAGTTCGCCTTCTCGGGCCTGGGCCTCAACCCCCACTACGGCACGCCGGCCAACCCGCACGATCCAAGCCGCATCACCGGGGGCTCCACCTCCGGTGGCGCCGCCACCGTGGCGCTCGATCTGGCCACCGTGGCGCTGGGCACCGACACGGGCGGCTCGATCCGCATTCCGTCCGCGTTCTGCGGGCTCACGGGCTTCAAGCCCACCGCCCGCCGGGTTTCTCTGGCCGGGGCCTACCCGCTGTCGCGAAGCCTGGATTCGGCCGGCCCGCTGGGCCGCAGCGTGGACTGCTGCGCCCTCGTCGATGCCATCCTGAGCGGCGAGGCGCTGGACACGCGCGCCGCGCCGCTGGCCGGGCTGCGCCTGGGGGTGACGGACGACTTCGTCATGGACGGCGTCGAGCCCGAAGTGGCGGCCGCCTTCGACAGCGCACTCCAGCGCCTGTCCGCCGCCGGCGCACGCATCGTGCGCTTCGGCTTCACCGACCTGCACCAGCTGCCCTCGCTCAACGCCGCGGGCGGATTGATCGCGGCCGAGGCCTGGCAGGTGCACCGCGCCCGCCTGGAAGACCCGGCGCAGGAGGCGCAGTACGACCACCGCGTCGCCCAGCGCACCCGCCGCGGCGCCGCGATTTCCGCAGCCGACTACATCGACCTGCAGGATGCGCGGCTGCG encodes:
- the mpl gene encoding UDP-N-acetylmuramate:L-alanyl-gamma-D-glutamyl-meso-diaminopimelate ligase, which gives rise to MHIHILGICGTFMGGLAALAREAGHKVTGCDAGVYPPMSDQLRALGIELIEGYGADQLALAPDVFVIGNVVSRARLPDGAPKFPLMEAILDAGAAYTSGPQWLAEHVLQGRHVLAVAGTHGKTTTTSMLAWILECAGLQPGFLVGGVPLDFGVSARLGAARRPVAGPGVAGDAPVFVIEADEYDTAFFDKRSKFVHYRPRTAVLNNLEFDHADIFDDLPAIERQFHHLVRTVPPSGRVVFNGLEESLARVLHAGCWSEVASFGALVSDFTAQGEPHAFDVFYQGRAVARVEWALTGVHNQLNAMAAIAAAHHVGVAPAQAGRALARFQNVKRRMELHGTVRGIAVYDDFAHHPTALRTTLDGLRRSVGPQARILAAFEPRSNTMKLGTMKSQLPWALEPADLAFCHTAGLDWDAAQVLAPLGDKARTAPDIGTLIGQIAQAARPGDHIVCMSNGSFGGIHGRLIDSLSN
- a CDS encoding 3-deoxy-7-phosphoheptulonate synthase; this encodes MTATANPTSDAWYRDVEKTSQTDDERIKDITVLPPPEHLIRFFPIRGTAVESLITRTRRGIQDIMAGRDDRLLVVIGPCSIHDPAAALEYARRLKAVREQYADTLEIVMRVYFEKPRTTVGWKGLINDPYLDESYRIDEGLRIARQLLIDINRMGVPAGSEFLDVISPQYIGDLISWGAIGARTTESQVHRELASGLSAPIGFKNGTDGNIRIATDAIQSASRGHHFLSVHKNGQVAIVNTQGNPDCHVILRGGKAPNYDAASVAAACQDLEAAKLPATLMVDCSHANSSKQHEKQRDVARDIGAQIAGGSRCVFGVMIESHLTAGAQKFTPGKDQPGALEYGKSITDACLGWDDSLSALADLSAAVAARRAR
- the tldD gene encoding metalloprotease TldD is translated as MISREPTIERLSVARRLLLEPFGLDETHLARALADIRAHQVDDADLYFQYTRSEGWSLEEGIVKTGSFSIDQGVGVRAVSGEKTAFAYSDDISEASLLDAARTVRAISAASQEKRAKISLKKISASRSLYPGTDPIASLDSTAKVALLEKVEQQARARDPRVAQVMAGLASEYDVVLVARSDGTLAADVRPLVRLSVTVIAEQAGRREVGSAGGGGRFGLAYFDDAQITQYVNEAVNAALVNLESRPAPAGEMTVVLGPGWPGVLLHEAVGHGLEGDFNRKGSSAFSGRIGQRVAAKGVTVLDDGTLADRRGSLNVDDEGHASQRNVLIEDGILKGYIQDSMNARLSGVAPTGNGRRESYAHIPMPRMTNTYMLGGDKDPAEIVASIKRGLYATNFGGGQVDITSGKFVFSASEAYWVENGKILYPVKGATIVGSGPESLKKVTLIGNDMALDSGVGTCGKEGQSVPVGVGQPTLRIDGLTVGGTA
- a CDS encoding GntR family transcriptional regulator codes for the protein MPALPQPSPPAASGGGAQLREQAYADIKRRIIACELAPGAQINEGALGTLLGLGRTPIHQALHRLEMEGLVTILPRKGIVVAPLSLDEVLDMIEVRACNETLCVRLAAERVRPAELAAMRHLLGEAPALLAVHDVPALMALDLRFHSAISAAARNTVLADLLRRLHEQQARFWFLTLSEAGHSVRIHDEHQDILAALERHDPDAAAAAMQRHIDDFRRAITRAL
- a CDS encoding DUF2848 domain-containing protein, which produces MPQHTFDLAGHGPVTLDIRHLVIAGWAGRDRAAVDHHIAELAAIGVKPPSTVPTFYRVASQLLDTGSAVQVPGHDSSGEVECVLLASEAHGVLVGIGSDHTDRKVEAYDVTVSKQMCAKPVGRSLWRLSEVQGHWDQLVTRCWRTREGVRALYQEGALARLLPPAELMQKWAAAGGLSAHTAMFCGTHAVIGELGWGETFELELHDPVLNRSLHHHYATEALEIAR